In the genome of Desulfovibrio desulfuricans, one region contains:
- a CDS encoding pseudouridine synthase, which yields MPNQPAPEPENQDGVRLNKAIAATGHCSRRKADELILAGRVTVAGQPEVNPARHVLPFEGIAVDGRVLSAPQAFTYLMLNKPVHVVCTVSDPEGRPTVLGCLTAEYKALRLYPVGRLDYFSEGLLLLTNDGQLAQRLTHPRHHQPKTYEVLVRGTVPDEALKIMRRGMRLAEGDELLPVDVTAQPVSGNTLLQMVLRQGLNRQIRRMCRDLGLTILRLCRVAQGTLRLGDLASGKARPLTEGEIARLRESAGLPAGLQT from the coding sequence TTGCCCAATCAGCCTGCGCCAGAACCTGAAAATCAGGACGGCGTGCGCCTCAACAAGGCCATTGCCGCCACGGGCCATTGCTCGCGGCGCAAGGCCGACGAGCTGATTCTTGCTGGCCGGGTGACCGTTGCCGGTCAGCCTGAGGTCAACCCCGCCCGCCATGTGCTGCCGTTTGAGGGCATTGCTGTGGACGGGCGCGTTCTCTCGGCCCCGCAGGCATTTACCTACCTTATGCTCAACAAGCCCGTGCATGTGGTCTGCACCGTGAGCGATCCGGAAGGCCGGCCCACCGTGCTCGGCTGCCTGACTGCGGAATACAAGGCTCTGCGGCTTTATCCTGTCGGCAGACTTGACTATTTTTCTGAAGGGCTGCTGCTGCTGACCAATGACGGCCAGCTGGCGCAACGTCTCACGCATCCCCGGCATCACCAGCCCAAAACCTATGAAGTGCTGGTACGCGGCACAGTGCCCGATGAGGCCCTTAAAATCATGCGGCGCGGCATGCGCCTTGCCGAAGGTGACGAACTGCTGCCCGTGGATGTGACCGCCCAGCCTGTTTCCGGCAATACTTTGCTGCAGATGGTGCTGCGCCAGGGGTTGAACCGCCAGATACGGCGCATGTGCCGTGACCTTGGCCTGACCATTCTGCGCCTGTGCCGCGTCGCCCAGGGGACCCTGCGCCTCGGCGACCTGGCAAGCGGCAAAGCCCGCCCCCTCACCGAGGGCGAAATTGCACGGCTGCGCGAGAGCGCCGGGCTGCCCGCTGGCCTTCAGACGTAG
- a CDS encoding class I SAM-dependent methyltransferase, whose product MADFWTRRAESFNAHAGEADSSVYRQRLVEKLAARAHIGKADAVLDVGCGPGRHALSFARLAGTVEGCDIAPGMITCAQQNALDENLPNASFRVLDWAGADMERLGWKKRFRLVFASRTPAVYNRSTLEKMTEASSGYCCLLTQVTSDNSVRRELAPLVDDASHEEFTRRGLYCAFNLLWLEGYYPEVEYQERSWDSECPLEEAILMYTRHFNSRGQLSGEQQAALARRLSELSTNGMVKEKGSSRVALLFWNARP is encoded by the coding sequence ATGGCAGATTTTTGGACCCGCCGCGCAGAGTCGTTCAATGCGCATGCGGGCGAGGCAGACTCCAGCGTGTATCGGCAGCGCCTGGTGGAAAAACTGGCTGCCAGAGCTCATATTGGCAAGGCGGATGCGGTGCTTGACGTTGGCTGCGGCCCCGGCAGGCATGCCCTTTCCTTTGCCAGGCTGGCTGGAACGGTTGAAGGCTGCGACATTGCGCCCGGCATGATAACGTGTGCACAGCAAAATGCCCTTGACGAAAACCTGCCCAACGCGAGCTTCAGGGTACTTGACTGGGCCGGAGCAGATATGGAGCGGCTGGGCTGGAAAAAACGGTTCAGGCTTGTTTTTGCCTCGCGCACGCCTGCGGTATACAACCGCTCTACCCTTGAAAAAATGACCGAGGCCTCATCCGGTTACTGCTGCCTGCTGACGCAGGTTACCAGCGACAACTCAGTACGGCGCGAGCTGGCGCCGCTTGTGGATGATGCATCGCATGAGGAATTTACCCGCCGGGGGCTGTACTGCGCCTTTAATCTTTTGTGGCTGGAGGGGTATTACCCCGAGGTGGAATATCAGGAACGCTCGTGGGATTCGGAATGTCCGCTGGAAGAAGCCATTTTGATGTACACCCGGCACTTTAACAGCCGTGGCCAGCTCTCCGGGGAGCAACAGGCTGCGTTGGCCCGCAGGTTGAGCGAACTCAGCACCAATGGAATGGTTAAGGAGAAAGGCAGCTCGCGGGTTGCCCTGTTGTTCTGGAATGCCCGCCCCTGA
- a CDS encoding glycosyltransferase: MSLRILCIGGPLLVSALNRLGHSTFTVHPGTNADLPTPHPYTVRQLSARLEARGFIPDALFYCDDGNMPQLLDPQDAPWPSVRYSIDTYCNPWHVPYSWGFDVTLVAQKDYVSLFGNEGMDAQWFPLFCPQFSPLDEDAAPRDIPVSFVGTLGHKNNPDREPFLRAFRAQHPLVMLSGDYRPIFERSRIALNQTAASEVNFRCFEAISCGAALLMENCGNGLDELLAVGEEILPTYERNNAQAAAAIAASALSQPQKLAQIARAGSRAVHQRHTDTVRAVRLTQILSALCARQAHRERLEQSLERRTTLVKAAYGILASELTAPGLQEHREFFKKLCL, from the coding sequence ATGAGCTTACGTATCCTTTGCATAGGCGGGCCTCTGCTGGTTTCCGCACTCAATCGGCTGGGTCACAGCACGTTTACTGTCCATCCGGGCACGAACGCCGATTTGCCCACGCCGCATCCGTATACGGTGCGGCAGCTTTCTGCCCGTCTTGAAGCGCGCGGCTTCATACCCGACGCCCTTTTTTACTGCGACGACGGCAACATGCCGCAGCTGCTTGACCCGCAAGATGCCCCCTGGCCGTCAGTGCGTTATTCCATCGATACCTACTGCAATCCCTGGCATGTTCCATATTCCTGGGGTTTTGACGTCACTCTGGTGGCGCAAAAAGACTACGTGAGTCTTTTTGGCAACGAGGGTATGGACGCGCAGTGGTTTCCCCTGTTTTGCCCGCAGTTTTCGCCGCTGGATGAGGATGCCGCTCCCCGCGATATCCCCGTAAGTTTTGTGGGAACGCTCGGCCACAAAAACAACCCTGACCGCGAGCCATTTCTCAGGGCTTTTCGTGCCCAGCATCCCCTTGTCATGCTTTCGGGTGATTACAGACCCATATTTGAACGCAGCCGCATCGCCCTGAACCAGACCGCGGCTTCGGAAGTGAATTTTCGCTGTTTTGAAGCCATATCCTGCGGCGCGGCCCTGCTGATGGAAAACTGCGGCAACGGCCTTGATGAACTGCTTGCAGTTGGCGAAGAAATTTTGCCCACATATGAGCGCAACAATGCGCAGGCTGCGGCAGCCATTGCGGCCAGCGCGCTCAGCCAGCCGCAAAAGCTCGCGCAAATCGCCAGGGCCGGGAGCAGGGCAGTGCACCAGCGGCATACCGACACCGTGCGCGCGGTACGCCTTACCCAGATTTTGTCCGCGCTGTGCGCCAGGCAGGCCCACAGAGAAAGACTTGAACAATCACTTGAAAGACGCACAACCCTGGTCAAAGCCGCCTATGGCATACTTGCCAGCGAGCTTACTGCCCCAGGATTGCAAGAACACCGCGAATTCTTTAAAAAATTATGTCTTTAG
- a CDS encoding GNAT family N-acetyltransferase codes for MQFISLPHNAQPDQYAAWQTAALRCDQTDPFCCMPSWQLAFHDAFGPKRRLLVAEAEGSVIAFAEGLVSEEEIFITPLEPSWFFGCPLLGDAAPRLFAEVMHFFAQTYAPRFPKVLIGGLGPGLEYVQNLLNKTGMPLQAHLVKAGIQGAASLEGGLDGFLSRRSANLRRNLKRAAKKAAEQGISFERVLPTTADHARQTYARMIAIERTSWKGLDHCGMAEPVICDFYANLLERLAPEKGARVIFARRDDKDVGFIFGGLAGQIYRGQQFSYTQDWQALSLGNLMQVEKIRWLCEEGVQRYDMGPLDGPKMDYKTHWTEKALPIRTWLVEKA; via the coding sequence ATGCAGTTTATTTCCTTGCCCCATAATGCCCAGCCAGACCAGTACGCCGCATGGCAAACAGCGGCGCTGCGTTGCGACCAGACAGACCCCTTTTGCTGCATGCCCTCGTGGCAGCTGGCCTTTCACGACGCGTTTGGCCCCAAACGGCGACTGCTGGTAGCCGAAGCGGAGGGCAGCGTTATTGCCTTTGCCGAAGGCCTTGTTTCAGAAGAAGAAATCTTCATCACGCCCCTTGAACCCTCGTGGTTTTTTGGCTGCCCGCTGCTGGGCGATGCCGCGCCCAGGCTCTTTGCCGAAGTCATGCATTTTTTTGCGCAAACGTATGCGCCGCGCTTTCCCAAGGTTTTGATCGGCGGTCTTGGGCCCGGGCTTGAGTATGTGCAGAACCTGCTGAACAAAACCGGCATGCCGCTTCAGGCGCACCTGGTAAAGGCCGGTATACAGGGCGCGGCCTCACTTGAGGGCGGACTGGACGGTTTTCTTTCGCGCAGATCCGCCAACCTGCGGCGCAACCTCAAGCGCGCGGCCAAAAAAGCGGCGGAGCAGGGCATCAGTTTTGAACGGGTGCTGCCCACCACCGCAGACCATGCCAGACAAACCTATGCCCGCATGATCGCCATCGAGCGCACCAGCTGGAAGGGATTGGATCACTGCGGCATGGCCGAACCTGTGATATGCGATTTTTACGCCAATCTGCTTGAACGGCTGGCCCCGGAAAAAGGGGCGCGGGTGATATTTGCCCGGCGCGACGACAAGGATGTCGGCTTTATCTTTGGCGGACTGGCAGGCCAGATCTATCGTGGGCAGCAGTTCAGCTACACCCAGGACTGGCAGGCGCTTTCACTGGGCAATCTCATGCAGGTAGAAAAGATACGCTGGCTGTGCGAGGAGGGCGTGCAACGCTACGACATGGGGCCTCTGGACGGCCCAAAGATGGACTACAAGACGCATTGGACAGAAAAGGCCCTTCCTATCCGCACCTGGCTGGTTGAAAAAGCCTGA
- a CDS encoding DegQ family serine endoprotease, translating into MMIKKCLAAMLAVTFFAASQLAQAANLPEFTDLAAKCGPAVVNIGTERKASGNSQDDLMGEMFRNMPPGFDKFFDQFGGKRGGKRPLQKQKSLGSGFIVSADGYIVTNNHVVADADVIRVTLDQSNGKSEPVTAKLVGADEETDLALLKIETKKALPFLAFGNSDELKVGEWLLAIGNPFGLDHTVTAGILSAKNRNIHAGPFDNFLQTDASINPGNSGGPLLNMAGQVIGINTAILASGQGLGFAIPSNMAAKIVDQIKSGKKISRGWIGVGIQDVEENTAKALGLKDAKGALVGSVMEGEPASKAGMKDGDIIVAVDNKEIEDAAALLRVIADKAPGSKAAITVLRDGKTTELTVTLGERKTTQSAEQNDKDQKQKNEGLLGISVRPLTDEERRDLKIEKNEGLLIVDVNPDKPAAEADLRPGDVILKANLKSVRSPAELTKIVNDEGVARGAVMLQISRRGDVYFRTVSLSK; encoded by the coding sequence ATGATGATAAAAAAATGTCTTGCAGCCATGCTTGCCGTAACTTTTTTTGCGGCATCGCAGCTTGCCCAGGCAGCCAACCTGCCCGAGTTCACAGACCTTGCGGCCAAATGCGGCCCAGCGGTTGTAAACATCGGCACGGAGCGAAAAGCCAGCGGCAACAGCCAGGACGATCTCATGGGGGAAATGTTCCGCAATATGCCGCCAGGGTTCGACAAGTTTTTTGATCAATTCGGCGGCAAGCGCGGCGGCAAGCGCCCCCTGCAGAAGCAAAAGTCTCTGGGGTCGGGCTTTATTGTCTCCGCTGACGGCTATATTGTTACCAACAATCATGTTGTTGCCGATGCGGATGTCATCCGCGTAACCCTTGATCAAAGCAACGGTAAAAGCGAGCCGGTAACGGCCAAGCTGGTTGGCGCTGATGAAGAGACCGACCTTGCCCTGCTGAAGATTGAAACAAAAAAAGCACTGCCTTTCCTTGCGTTCGGCAATTCAGACGAACTCAAGGTGGGCGAGTGGCTGCTGGCCATTGGCAACCCCTTTGGCCTTGATCATACGGTGACGGCGGGTATTCTTTCGGCCAAAAACCGCAATATACACGCCGGGCCCTTTGACAACTTCCTGCAGACCGATGCCTCGATCAACCCCGGCAACAGCGGTGGCCCGCTGCTGAACATGGCCGGGCAGGTCATAGGCATCAACACGGCCATTCTTGCCAGCGGGCAGGGCCTTGGCTTTGCCATCCCCAGCAACATGGCTGCCAAGATTGTCGACCAGATCAAGTCGGGCAAAAAGATCAGCCGAGGCTGGATTGGCGTGGGCATTCAGGATGTTGAAGAAAACACCGCCAAGGCGCTGGGCCTCAAGGACGCCAAGGGCGCGCTTGTGGGCAGCGTGATGGAAGGCGAACCCGCCTCCAAGGCGGGGATGAAGGACGGCGACATCATTGTTGCCGTGGACAACAAGGAAATCGAAGACGCAGCGGCCCTGCTGCGGGTGATTGCCGACAAAGCCCCCGGCAGCAAGGCTGCCATAACGGTGTTGCGCGACGGCAAGACCACCGAGCTCACAGTGACCCTTGGCGAGCGTAAAACCACGCAGTCTGCCGAGCAGAACGACAAGGATCAAAAACAGAAAAACGAAGGCCTGCTTGGCATTTCTGTTCGCCCGCTTACGGACGAGGAACGTCGTGACCTCAAGATAGAAAAGAACGAAGGCCTGCTCATTGTGGATGTGAACCCTGACAAGCCCGCTGCCGAAGCCGATCTGCGGCCTGGCGACGTGATTCTCAAGGCCAACCTCAAGTCAGTGCGCAGCCCTGCGGAACTTACAAAAATCGTCAATGATGAGGGCGTCGCACGTGGCGCTGTGATGCTGCAAATTTCGCGGCGTGGCGATGTTTACTTCCGCACAGTGAGCCTGAGCAAATAA
- a CDS encoding dicarboxylate/amino acid:cation symporter — MKYLKILYVQVLIAIFIGILLGHFYPDLAVKMQPLGKGFINLIKMIIAPLIFSTVVTGIAGMKDLKAVGKTGGIALVYFTVITLTALAIGLVVVNLAQPGVGMNVDVSTFNAADKNIAAQYAGKAKDNNIVSFFLNIIPNTFVSAFTSGEILQVLLVAMLFAFALNYSGEKGKLCFDLIKSLSEVLFKVIGIIMHVAPIGAFGAMAFTIGKEGIGSVLVLGELIVCFYITSILFVVFVLGVIAFSCGFNIFKFVRYIREELFIVLGTSSSESVLPNMLRKMEKAGCNKSVVDLVIPAGYSFNLDGTAIYLTMAAIFLAQATNTPMPLGDQLVLLGILLISSKGAAAVTGGGFIVLAGTLSSVGNIPPESIAVIFGIDRFMSEARALTNLVGNGVATIFVSKVTGNLDVDQLHDVLDRKKSVGQPVPII, encoded by the coding sequence ATGAAGTATTTGAAAATTTTGTATGTTCAGGTTCTCATTGCCATATTCATAGGCATTCTTTTGGGGCATTTTTATCCTGATCTGGCCGTCAAGATGCAGCCCTTGGGCAAGGGCTTTATCAACCTTATTAAAATGATTATCGCGCCGCTGATCTTCTCGACGGTGGTGACCGGCATTGCCGGCATGAAAGACCTCAAGGCTGTCGGCAAAACGGGCGGCATTGCTCTAGTCTATTTTACGGTTATTACCCTTACAGCTCTTGCCATCGGTCTTGTGGTGGTAAATCTGGCACAGCCCGGCGTGGGCATGAATGTTGACGTCAGCACCTTTAACGCCGCCGACAAAAACATTGCCGCCCAGTACGCTGGCAAGGCCAAAGACAACAATATTGTCAGCTTTTTCCTTAATATTATCCCCAATACCTTTGTTTCAGCCTTTACCAGCGGCGAGATACTTCAGGTGTTGCTGGTGGCCATGCTGTTTGCCTTTGCCCTGAACTACAGCGGCGAAAAGGGCAAGCTTTGCTTTGACCTGATCAAGAGCCTCTCCGAAGTGCTGTTCAAGGTCATCGGCATTATCATGCATGTGGCCCCCATCGGCGCTTTTGGCGCAATGGCCTTTACCATCGGCAAGGAGGGTATCGGCTCTGTGCTTGTGCTGGGCGAGCTTATCGTCTGCTTCTACATTACAAGCATTCTCTTTGTGGTGTTTGTGCTTGGGGTAATCGCTTTCAGCTGCGGCTTCAACATCTTCAAGTTTGTTCGCTACATTCGTGAAGAACTGTTTATCGTGCTCGGCACATCTTCTTCTGAATCGGTGCTGCCAAACATGCTGCGCAAGATGGAAAAGGCTGGCTGCAACAAAAGCGTGGTGGATCTGGTTATACCGGCCGGGTATTCATTCAATCTTGACGGCACGGCCATTTACCTGACCATGGCGGCCATATTTCTGGCCCAGGCAACCAACACGCCCATGCCGCTCGGTGATCAGCTTGTACTGCTGGGTATTTTGCTTATTTCATCCAAGGGCGCGGCAGCAGTGACGGGCGGCGGGTTTATCGTTCTCGCCGGCACGTTAAGCTCGGTGGGCAACATACCCCCCGAGAGCATAGCGGTTATCTTTGGCATTGACCGCTTTATGTCAGAGGCCCGCGCGCTCACCAACCTTGTGGGCAACGGCGTTGCCACCATTTTTGTCTCCAAGGTGACCGGCAACCTGGATGTGGACCAGCTGCACGATGTGCTGGACCGCAAAAAATCCGTAGGCCAGCCCGTGCCCATCATATAG
- the rdgC gene encoding recombination-associated protein RdgC, with product MGFANSSCSFTRFRILDPVPATLWPQIPDKLKQFAMRDIDDIPEMQAQGWTCFEDMLDTDWVTAPPQKGAYIVFSLRLDMRRIPAGVVKKHVALALKEEKKRMAEQGKNYIARERKKELKEQVLLRLRARFLPVPGEFNVLWATDKHEVWFASTQNKMIDLFLEEFLKTFELHLEQLTPYNLAVSMLDEESLIHLDKLEPTQFAPLS from the coding sequence ATGGGCTTTGCCAACAGCTCTTGCAGCTTTACACGGTTTCGTATTCTTGACCCTGTCCCGGCCACGCTCTGGCCGCAGATACCGGACAAGCTGAAGCAGTTCGCCATGCGCGACATTGATGATATCCCCGAAATGCAGGCCCAGGGCTGGACCTGCTTTGAGGACATGCTGGATACGGATTGGGTGACGGCTCCGCCGCAAAAAGGCGCGTACATTGTTTTTTCACTGCGGCTCGATATGCGGCGCATACCTGCGGGCGTAGTCAAAAAACATGTAGCCCTTGCGCTTAAGGAAGAAAAAAAGCGCATGGCCGAACAGGGCAAAAATTACATTGCCCGCGAGCGCAAAAAAGAGCTCAAGGAGCAGGTTTTGCTGCGTCTGCGCGCACGTTTTTTGCCGGTTCCCGGTGAATTCAACGTGCTGTGGGCCACGGACAAACATGAGGTCTGGTTTGCATCTACCCAAAACAAGATGATCGACCTCTTTCTGGAAGAATTTCTCAAGACCTTTGAGCTGCACCTGGAGCAACTGACGCCTTACAATCTGGCGGTCTCCATGCTGGACGAAGAAAGCCTGATCCATCTGGACAAGCTGGAACCCACGCAGTTCGCGCCCCTTTCCTGA
- the pgm gene encoding phosphoglucomutase (alpha-D-glucose-1,6-bisphosphate-dependent) yields MPVVHSDAGHLSALEKLENIPALMSAYYTEFPNPALAAQRVSFGTSGHRGTSVLCSFNEEHIYAITQAVCDYRAARGIDGPLFLGGDTHALSEAAFRSALEVLVANNVSVRIAAGGAYTATPAISHAVLKWNAGRVNGLADGIVITPSHNPPRDGGFKYNPPHGGPAEGEVTSQIEKCANTYLESGNKGVKITHLRAARTSPLVEEYDFIGSYVKDLAGVLDMKAIASSGLRIGVDPLGGASLPMWEPIADAYGIDLEVVNRAVDPTFRFVPCDKDGKIRMDCSSPYAMSRLLDMHDHFDLSFACDPDSDRHGIVTRRELMNPNHYLSVAAWYLFRTRRQWPAQRGIGKTVVTSAMLDRVGKDIGRPVVEVPVGFKWFVPYLLNGRCGFGCEESAGASFLCFDGTPWSTDKDGPLMCLLAAEMMAVEQSAPDELYTRLTERLGAPAYQRLDAPADDNVRAKLAALTPESVPLKTLAGSPVTSVLTRAPGNDAPIGGVKVVSEDGWFAVRPSGTEAICKVYTESFKGEDHLQAVQKDAIDFLEQLLKSGN; encoded by the coding sequence ATGCCAGTTGTGCATAGCGATGCCGGGCACTTGTCCGCACTGGAAAAGCTGGAAAATATCCCGGCGCTCATGAGCGCCTACTATACGGAGTTTCCCAATCCGGCGCTCGCGGCGCAGCGCGTGTCATTTGGCACGTCTGGGCATCGCGGCACCTCCGTGCTGTGCAGCTTTAACGAGGAGCACATCTACGCCATAACCCAGGCCGTGTGCGATTACCGCGCCGCCAGGGGCATTGACGGCCCGCTGTTTCTCGGCGGCGATACGCATGCCCTGTCCGAAGCGGCCTTTCGCTCCGCCCTTGAAGTGCTGGTGGCCAACAACGTGTCTGTGCGCATTGCCGCTGGCGGAGCCTATACAGCTACGCCGGCCATTTCGCATGCAGTGCTCAAGTGGAACGCTGGCCGCGTAAACGGTCTGGCCGACGGCATTGTCATTACCCCTTCGCACAACCCGCCCAGAGACGGAGGCTTCAAGTACAATCCGCCGCACGGCGGCCCGGCGGAAGGCGAAGTTACCAGCCAGATCGAAAAATGCGCCAACACCTACCTTGAAAGCGGCAACAAGGGCGTTAAAATCACGCATCTGCGCGCCGCCCGCACGTCGCCGCTGGTTGAGGAATACGATTTCATCGGCAGCTATGTGAAGGACCTGGCTGGCGTGCTGGACATGAAGGCCATTGCCTCGTCAGGTCTGCGCATTGGCGTGGACCCGCTTGGCGGCGCAAGCCTGCCCATGTGGGAACCCATTGCCGATGCCTACGGCATTGACCTTGAAGTGGTAAACCGTGCGGTTGATCCCACTTTTCGCTTTGTGCCCTGCGACAAGGACGGCAAAATCCGCATGGATTGCTCGTCGCCCTACGCCATGAGCCGTCTGCTGGACATGCACGACCATTTTGACCTGAGTTTTGCCTGCGACCCCGACTCTGACCGCCACGGCATTGTGACGCGGCGCGAGCTGATGAACCCCAACCATTACCTGAGCGTCGCCGCCTGGTATTTGTTCCGCACCCGCAGACAGTGGCCAGCGCAGCGCGGCATCGGCAAAACGGTTGTCACCAGCGCCATGCTCGACAGGGTAGGGAAGGATATTGGCCGCCCGGTGGTGGAAGTGCCCGTGGGCTTCAAGTGGTTTGTGCCCTATCTGCTTAACGGACGTTGCGGCTTTGGCTGCGAAGAAAGCGCAGGCGCGTCGTTTTTGTGTTTTGACGGTACGCCCTGGAGCACGGACAAGGACGGCCCGCTCATGTGCCTGCTGGCGGCAGAGATGATGGCTGTGGAGCAGTCGGCCCCCGACGAGCTGTACACCAGACTGACCGAAAGGCTTGGAGCGCCAGCCTATCAGCGCCTGGACGCCCCGGCTGACGACAATGTGCGGGCAAAGCTTGCCGCGCTCACGCCCGAAAGCGTCCCCCTCAAAACTCTTGCGGGCTCGCCTGTCACCAGCGTGCTTACCCGCGCGCCCGGCAATGATGCCCCCATCGGCGGGGTCAAGGTGGTCAGCGAGGACGGCTGGTTTGCCGTACGGCCTTCCGGTACTGAAGCCATATGCAAGGTCTATACAGAGAGCTTTAAGGGCGAGGACCATCTGCAGGCCGTGCAAAAGGACGCCATTGACTTTTTGGAGCAGTTGCTCAAAAGCGGCAACTGA
- a CDS encoding 30S ribosomal protein S1, which produces MTEDKIATSMSEEGAEDFAAMLAAHETASSRLQPGQKVTGTVIAITGDSVFVDVGIKVDGIIDRKDILDAEGNESVKPGDSLEAWVTGVSSQEIRLSRSMGGNGIAALEEARDAAVPVDGRVTAVCKGGYTVDVLGKSAFCPGSQIGVAASEDAAALVGRSMQFLVIRVENRGRNVVVSHRAIVERERAEQLDALLESLKPGDTVEGKISRFATFGAFMELAPSVEGMIHLSELSWSRVGAPDEAVSLGDVVRAKVISISKDSKGHVRISLSRKQVEGDPWQDVTERLEAGTVVTGKVVRLAPFGAFVELLPGIEGLVHISEMSWTKRVAKAEDVLAPGEMVSVKIKEINLESHRISLSLRDAEGDPWKEAAQQFAVGSTVNGTVESRTPYGLFITLAPGITGLLPAGVIKNSKQGKLYSKLDKGDAVTLTVQNLDTTARRISLAPEGEQAYAPAEDKAWKQHATSGSSSSGAGMNIMAQALQKALKNK; this is translated from the coding sequence ATGACCGAGGACAAGATCGCAACCTCCATGTCGGAGGAAGGCGCTGAGGATTTTGCCGCCATGCTGGCGGCCCACGAAACCGCATCTAGCCGCCTGCAGCCCGGCCAAAAAGTGACCGGAACTGTAATTGCCATCACAGGCGACAGCGTTTTTGTGGACGTAGGCATCAAGGTTGACGGCATCATTGACCGCAAGGACATTCTTGACGCTGAGGGCAATGAAAGCGTCAAGCCCGGCGATAGCCTCGAAGCCTGGGTTACCGGCGTTTCTTCGCAAGAGATCCGCCTTTCCCGCTCCATGGGCGGCAACGGTATTGCCGCACTTGAAGAAGCCCGCGATGCGGCGGTTCCGGTCGATGGCCGCGTAACGGCGGTGTGCAAGGGCGGCTACACGGTTGACGTGCTTGGCAAGTCCGCATTCTGCCCCGGCAGCCAGATCGGCGTTGCCGCGTCTGAGGATGCCGCAGCGCTTGTGGGCCGCAGCATGCAGTTTTTGGTTATCCGGGTTGAAAACCGTGGCAGAAACGTCGTGGTTTCGCACCGGGCCATTGTTGAGCGCGAACGCGCCGAACAACTTGACGCGTTGCTTGAAAGCCTCAAGCCCGGCGACACCGTCGAAGGCAAAATTTCGCGCTTTGCGACCTTTGGCGCATTTATGGAACTTGCACCCTCTGTTGAAGGCATGATCCACCTTTCCGAGCTTTCGTGGTCGCGCGTCGGTGCCCCCGACGAAGCGGTCTCGCTCGGCGATGTAGTACGCGCCAAGGTTATCTCCATCAGCAAGGACAGCAAGGGCCACGTGCGCATTTCGCTTTCGCGCAAGCAGGTCGAGGGCGACCCATGGCAGGACGTTACCGAGCGGCTTGAAGCCGGTACGGTTGTCACCGGCAAGGTTGTGCGCCTCGCGCCCTTTGGCGCTTTTGTGGAGCTTTTGCCCGGCATCGAAGGCCTGGTACATATCTCTGAAATGTCGTGGACCAAGCGCGTGGCCAAGGCCGAAGACGTGCTTGCCCCCGGCGAGATGGTTTCGGTAAAAATCAAGGAAATCAACCTTGAAAGCCACCGTATTTCGCTGAGCCTGCGTGATGCCGAAGGCGACCCCTGGAAGGAAGCCGCCCAGCAGTTTGCCGTGGGCTCTACGGTAAACGGCACGGTGGAAAGCCGCACCCCCTATGGCCTGTTTATTACGCTGGCCCCCGGCATCACGGGCCTGCTGCCCGCCGGAGTGATCAAAAACTCCAAGCAGGGCAAGCTGTACAGCAAACTGGACAAGGGCGACGCCGTAACCCTGACTGTACAAAATTTGGACACCACCGCCCGGCGCATCAGCCTTGCGCCTGAAGGCGAGCAGGCCTACGCCCCGGCGGAAGACAAGGCCTGGAAACAGCATGCGACCTCGGGCAGCTCTTCCTCTGGCGCTGGAATGAACATCATGGCACAGGCTTTGCAAAAGGCTCTGAAAAATAAGTAA